In one Terriglobales bacterium genomic region, the following are encoded:
- a CDS encoding ATP-binding protein, with translation MSLRTRLLLVFGGIVVITVALISYAVSVGARRSFEKVDNQRATAIAGQFQREFELQGDALSLRAAAIARSQPLRNMALALSSPGGDRAPYLNLAGSLAAEQQLDFLEILSQDGTIISSAQWPARFGVHLPWAEDVPNWNRERAFLQYEETPDAAELALVSVRELAVVDRRFIIVTGQRIDSGFLRNLVVPDGTRVLLWQPSSSAGELKDDRGTVSVPAELRPVLEQSMRQRQEVKQRIRLDDSPDGAYMTHAIPQTGRDSKRPLAILVVASSSRDLRDLQKQIRNIGLVVAIGGIVLSILASGWSAGRISRPIEELSAAAQDVAAGNWERKVDAASRNNKDEVAQLVASFNQMTDELLRQRDRALQAERVAAWRELARRLAHELKNPMFPLQITIENLMKARQHNSPEFEEIFAESASTLLAELGNLKKIVGRFSDFSKMPVPQLQRVNLNQILEEIAKLFTPQLASATKPIKLETKLCSSDATISADPELLRRAFENLMLNAIDAMPDGGVLRMATSADDGSVAVEISDTGAGMDAEEASRVFTPYYTTKQHGTGLGLAIVQSVISDHGARISVHSRPGEGTTFRMEFPRQPAKRSNDAVVGRA, from the coding sequence ATGAGCCTGCGCACGCGGTTGCTGTTGGTTTTCGGCGGAATCGTTGTCATCACGGTTGCTTTGATCTCATACGCTGTTTCGGTTGGAGCACGAAGATCGTTTGAAAAAGTAGACAATCAGCGAGCCACTGCAATCGCGGGCCAATTTCAGCGGGAGTTTGAGCTGCAGGGCGACGCTTTGTCGCTGCGCGCGGCTGCAATCGCGCGCTCACAGCCGTTGCGCAATATGGCGCTGGCCCTGAGCTCGCCCGGCGGGGATCGAGCGCCTTACCTGAATCTTGCAGGCTCGCTTGCTGCCGAACAGCAACTCGACTTCCTGGAGATTCTTTCCCAGGATGGAACCATAATCTCGTCAGCACAGTGGCCTGCACGTTTTGGTGTGCACTTGCCCTGGGCAGAGGACGTCCCAAATTGGAACCGCGAGCGGGCATTCTTGCAATATGAGGAAACGCCTGACGCCGCGGAACTGGCCCTGGTGTCGGTCCGCGAGCTGGCAGTGGTAGACAGAAGATTCATTATCGTAACCGGCCAGAGAATTGACTCCGGCTTCTTGAGGAACCTCGTTGTGCCAGACGGCACTCGCGTGCTCTTATGGCAACCATCGAGCAGCGCGGGAGAACTGAAAGATGATCGTGGAACAGTGAGCGTGCCGGCGGAATTGAGGCCGGTGCTCGAGCAATCAATGCGGCAAAGGCAAGAAGTGAAGCAGCGCATTCGTTTGGACGACAGTCCAGATGGTGCGTACATGACGCATGCGATTCCGCAAACCGGGCGCGATTCAAAACGACCGCTCGCCATCCTGGTGGTCGCCAGCAGCAGCCGCGACCTTCGCGATCTTCAGAAACAGATTCGCAATATTGGCCTTGTTGTGGCGATTGGTGGCATCGTGCTGAGTATCTTGGCGAGCGGATGGTCTGCGGGCCGCATCAGTCGTCCGATCGAGGAACTTTCTGCAGCTGCGCAGGACGTCGCTGCAGGTAACTGGGAGCGCAAGGTCGACGCTGCTTCCCGCAATAATAAGGATGAGGTTGCGCAGCTCGTGGCATCGTTCAATCAGATGACCGATGAGTTGCTGCGGCAACGTGATCGCGCGCTGCAAGCGGAGCGCGTGGCTGCCTGGCGTGAACTCGCTCGACGCTTGGCGCACGAACTCAAGAACCCAATGTTTCCCCTTCAGATTACGATTGAGAATCTGATGAAAGCCCGTCAGCACAACTCGCCTGAGTTCGAGGAGATCTTCGCGGAGAGCGCATCGACGCTGCTGGCCGAACTCGGCAACTTAAAGAAGATCGTCGGCCGCTTCAGCGACTTCTCGAAAATGCCAGTTCCGCAGTTACAGCGCGTGAACCTAAATCAAATCCTGGAGGAGATCGCGAAGCTCTTTACTCCACAGCTGGCCTCGGCAACCAAGCCGATTAAGTTGGAGACCAAGCTGTGCTCAAGCGATGCCACTATCTCCGCTGATCCAGAACTCCTGCGGCGGGCCTTTGAGAATCTAATGCTGAACGCGATCGATGCCATGCCGGACGGTGGCGTTTTGCGAATGGCTACCTCGGCCGATGATGGGAGCGTGGCTGTCGAGATCTCAGATACAGGCGCCGGCATGGATGCCGAGGAGGCGAGTCGCGTCTTTACTCCTTATTACACGACCAAGCAACACGGCACCGGTCTTGGATTAGCCATTGTTCAATCAGTGATCAGTGACCATGGAGCGAGAATCTCGGTACACAGCCGTCCAGGGGAAGGCACCACCTTCCGCATGGAATTTCCGCGGCAGCCCGCGAAACGGAGCAACGACGCGGTAGTAGGAAGGGCTTAG